A section of the Acidobacterium capsulatum ATCC 51196 genome encodes:
- the rpsL gene encoding 30S ribosomal protein S12, with amino-acid sequence MPTFSQLVRKGRTAPRYKTASPALQGSPQRRGVCTRVYTQTPKKPNSALRKVARVRLTNGIEVTTYIPGIGHNLQEHSIVLIRGGRVKDLPGVRYHVVRGTLDSVGVANRKQGRSKYGAKRAKGGAAAGKK; translated from the coding sequence TTGCCTACATTCAGTCAGCTCGTTCGCAAGGGTCGCACCGCGCCTCGCTACAAGACGGCTTCGCCTGCGCTGCAGGGTTCGCCCCAGCGCCGCGGCGTCTGCACCCGCGTTTACACGCAGACCCCCAAGAAGCCGAACTCGGCGCTGCGTAAGGTTGCCCGTGTTCGCCTGACCAACGGCATCGAGGTCACCACGTACATTCCCGGCATCGGCCACAATCTGCAGGAGCACTCGATTGTGCTCATTCGTGGCGGCCGTGTGAAGGATCTTCCTGGTGTCCGCTATCACGTGGTGCGCGGCACGCTTGACTCGGTCGGCGTGGCCAACCGCAAACAGGGCCGCTCCAAGTACGGAGCCAAGCGCGCCAAGGGTGGCGCGGCGGCCGGCAAGAAGTAG
- the rpsG gene encoding 30S ribosomal protein S7 has product MPRKGHIAKREVAPDPVYGSTLVTKFVNSMMWGGKKSTAQGIFYSAMTNLEQKGGDEAIKLFKKAVENCKPLLEVKTRRVGGANYQVPVEVNPERRTSLAIRWLVSYGRARGEKGMIEKLTNELLDAANGRGAAMKKKEDVHRMAEANKAFAHYRW; this is encoded by the coding sequence ATGCCGAGAAAAGGTCACATTGCGAAGCGGGAAGTGGCTCCCGATCCGGTCTACGGTTCGACGCTCGTCACCAAGTTTGTCAACTCCATGATGTGGGGCGGCAAAAAGTCGACGGCGCAGGGTATTTTCTATTCCGCCATGACGAATCTGGAGCAGAAGGGTGGCGACGAGGCCATCAAGCTCTTCAAGAAGGCGGTCGAGAACTGCAAGCCGCTGCTCGAGGTCAAGACTCGCCGCGTCGGCGGCGCCAACTATCAGGTGCCGGTCGAAGTGAATCCAGAGCGCCGCACCTCGCTGGCGATTCGCTGGCTGGTGAGCTACGGTCGCGCCCGCGGCGAAAAGGGCATGATTGAGAAGCTGACCAATGAGCTGCTCGACGCGGCCAATGGCCGTGGCGCCGCGATGAAGAAGAAGGAAGACGTTCATCGCATGGCTGAGGCAAACAAGGCTTTCGCGCACTACCGCTGGTAG